A single window of Merismopedia glauca CCAP 1448/3 DNA harbors:
- a CDS encoding RNA polymerase sigma factor SigF yields the protein MSTLVTENLKHETLQILRAYQNSRSPKLRNQLVELNLGLVRKEAHHWVNQCQESYEDLMQVGSIGLIRAIERFDMAKGCAFSSFALPYVRGEIQHYLRDKSTTVRIPRRWLTLRQQAMQMTREFQSSYHRQPNDTEIAEALAISIEEWQEIKLAHLNREPLSLDTPIGDGDDDSHCLGELVPDQQYKSFQLAQEDRIRLQQALVQLENRTREILEFVFLQDLTQKEVADRLNISVVTVSRRVKKGLDSLKVSMAGSDNCD from the coding sequence ATGTCCACACTTGTAACCGAGAATCTTAAGCACGAAACCTTACAGATATTGAGAGCCTATCAAAATTCGCGATCGCCTAAGTTACGCAATCAGTTAGTCGAGTTAAATTTGGGTTTAGTCAGAAAAGAAGCTCATCATTGGGTGAACCAATGTCAGGAATCTTACGAAGATTTAATGCAAGTTGGTTCTATCGGCTTGATTAGAGCTATTGAAAGATTTGACATGGCTAAAGGCTGTGCTTTTAGTTCTTTTGCTCTACCCTATGTGCGCGGTGAAATTCAACACTATCTACGAGATAAAAGCACTACAGTCCGTATTCCTAGACGCTGGCTGACTCTCCGTCAACAAGCTATGCAAATGACCAGAGAATTTCAAAGTAGTTATCATCGTCAACCTAACGATACAGAAATCGCTGAAGCTTTGGCAATTTCAATTGAAGAATGGCAAGAAATTAAATTAGCTCACCTCAACCGCGAACCGCTCAGTCTAGATACTCCTATTGGTGACGGAGATGATGACTCTCATTGTTTGGGAGAATTGGTTCCAGATCAACAATATAAAAGTTTTCAACTCGCTCAAGAAGATCGCATCCGCCTTCAACAAGCTTTAGTTCAATTGGAAAATCGCACTCGTGAAATTTTAGAGTTCGTGTTCCTCCAAGACTTAACTCAAAAAGAAGTGGCCGATCGCCTTAATATCAGTGTGGTAACTGTTTCTCGTCGTGTCAAAAAAGGCTTAGATTCTCTCAAGGTATCTATGGCAGGAAGTGATAATTGTGACTAA
- a CDS encoding photosystem II manganese-stabilizing polypeptide: protein MRYRAFIVSFLALCLGFLTACSQGPATASNVPLTYDQIRGTGLANNCPTLAETTRGYIPIDRSKSYTIKDMCLQPTTFFVKEESLNKRQAAEFISGKLLTRATSSLDQIQGVIDVNSDGSLTFQEKDGIDFQPITVQLPGGERVPFLFTIKGLKATSQPGMDRINASIDFQGQYKVPSYRGAVFLDPKGRGEASGYDNAVALPAEADSTDLMRANVKRTQILQGKMSLEIAKVDPTTGEIAGTFEAEQPSDTDLGAADPKEVKVRGLFYGRLEAQG, encoded by the coding sequence ATGAGGTATCGTGCTTTTATAGTTAGCTTTCTGGCCTTATGTTTGGGTTTTCTAACTGCTTGTAGTCAAGGTCCGGCTACTGCTAGCAATGTTCCCCTCACTTACGATCAAATTAGAGGGACTGGATTAGCAAACAACTGTCCCACTTTGGCAGAAACCACACGCGGTTATATTCCCATCGATCGCAGCAAGAGTTATACCATCAAAGATATGTGCTTGCAGCCAACGACTTTCTTTGTCAAAGAAGAATCTCTTAATAAACGTCAAGCAGCAGAATTTATCAGTGGCAAATTGTTGACTCGCGCAACTTCTAGCTTAGATCAAATTCAAGGGGTAATAGATGTTAATAGTGATGGTAGCTTAACCTTCCAAGAGAAAGACGGTATCGACTTCCAGCCGATTACCGTTCAACTTCCAGGGGGCGAACGGGTGCCTTTCTTGTTTACTATCAAAGGATTAAAAGCAACTAGTCAACCAGGAATGGATCGGATTAATGCTTCTATCGATTTCCAAGGACAGTACAAAGTACCTTCCTATCGCGGTGCAGTTTTCCTCGATCCTAAAGGACGTGGTGAGGCATCTGGTTATGATAATGCTGTTGCTTTACCAGCAGAAGCAGATAGTACCGATCTGATGCGTGCTAACGTCAAACGTACTCAAATCCTCCAAGGCAAAATGTCTTTGGAAATTGCCAAAGTAGATCCAACTACAGGTGAGATTGCTGGCACATTTGAGGCAGAACAACCTTCTGATACCGATCTGGGAGCAGCCGATCCTAAAGAAGTTAAAGTTCGGGGACTCTTCTATGGTCGCTTAGAAGCTCAAGGATAA
- a CDS encoding phosphoglucomutase/phosphomannomutase family protein has protein sequence MHPIKFGTDGWRGLIAADFTFERLKLVAPVAALVLKEVYGSENGNNQVIIGYDRRFLADKFARSAAEAVQAVGFDVLLSQSYAPTPAFSWAAYQKKALGALVITASHNPGGYLGLKVKGAFGGSVGGEVTQLIEAKIGQELGLATPGSWQIFDPWESYCQALRSQVDMAQIQQAIAQGKLQVFADVMHGAAATGLARLLGTEICEINSNPDPLFDGAAPEPLPRYLSQLCRLIRTQKLQHPDRLRVGLVFDGDSDRIAAVDGSGNFLSSQILIPILIEHLALRRGMTGEVIKTLSASDLIPRLASLYNLPVYETPVGYKYIADRMLTTKVLIGGEESGGIGYGHHIPERDALLSALYVLEAVTQSERDLSQLYENLQAKVNFISAYDRIDLPLAGMEVRSRLLKLLETHPLTEIAGESVLSYQSIDGYKFRLADGSWLMIRFSGTEPVLRLYSEAPNLELVQRNLTWAEKWANS, from the coding sequence GTGCATCCGATAAAGTTTGGTACTGATGGCTGGCGAGGTTTGATTGCTGCCGATTTTACTTTTGAGAGGTTAAAGCTGGTTGCTCCTGTGGCAGCTTTAGTTCTAAAAGAAGTTTATGGTTCCGAAAACGGCAATAATCAAGTTATTATCGGTTACGATCGCCGTTTCTTAGCTGATAAGTTTGCTCGATCCGCAGCCGAAGCGGTTCAAGCCGTAGGGTTTGATGTGCTGTTGAGTCAAAGCTATGCACCGACACCTGCATTTAGTTGGGCAGCGTACCAAAAAAAGGCTCTAGGTGCTTTAGTCATCACCGCCAGTCACAATCCTGGTGGCTATTTGGGATTAAAAGTTAAAGGGGCCTTTGGGGGTTCTGTTGGTGGGGAAGTTACCCAGCTAATTGAGGCAAAAATTGGGCAGGAATTGGGACTAGCTACGCCAGGAAGCTGGCAAATTTTCGATCCGTGGGAAAGTTACTGTCAAGCCTTGCGTAGCCAGGTAGACATGGCTCAGATTCAACAGGCGATCGCCCAGGGTAAACTACAGGTATTTGCTGATGTGATGCATGGGGCTGCGGCTACGGGTTTGGCAAGATTGTTAGGTACGGAAATCTGCGAAATTAATAGCAATCCAGATCCTTTGTTTGATGGGGCTGCGCCAGAACCTTTACCTCGGTATCTTTCCCAGTTATGTCGCTTGATTCGGACTCAAAAACTCCAACACCCAGATCGATTGAGGGTAGGATTAGTATTTGATGGAGATAGCGATCGCATTGCAGCAGTCGATGGGTCTGGGAATTTCCTTAGTTCTCAAATTCTGATCCCAATTTTAATTGAACATTTAGCCCTGCGACGAGGGATGACAGGAGAAGTCATTAAAACTCTCAGCGCGTCGGATCTAATTCCCCGTTTGGCGAGTTTATATAATTTACCTGTATATGAAACCCCTGTGGGTTATAAATATATTGCTGATCGGATGTTGACTACCAAAGTCTTAATTGGTGGCGAAGAATCTGGGGGAATTGGCTACGGGCATCATATCCCCGAACGGGATGCTTTATTGTCAGCTTTGTATGTCTTAGAAGCTGTAACTCAATCTGAACGAGATTTAAGTCAGCTTTACGAGAATTTACAGGCTAAAGTTAATTTTATCTCAGCTTACGATCGCATCGATTTACCACTAGCTGGGATGGAAGTGCGATCGCGTTTGCTAAAACTGCTAGAAACTCACCCTTTAACGGAAATTGCGGGAGAATCTGTCCTCAGTTACCAAAGTATAGATGGTTATAAATTTCGTTTGGCTGACGGTAGTTGGTTAATGATTCGCTTTAGCGGTACTGAACCTGTTTTGAGACTTTACAGCGAAGCGCCAAATTTAGAATTGGTGCAGAGAAACCTAACTTGGGCGGAAAAATGGGCAAATAGTTAG
- a CDS encoding iron ABC transporter substrate-binding protein, giving the protein MKRRQAIFLLGLATVSGGLAIACSNQTPNTANVGGGTNSQELTIYSGRSKKLIDPLIQQFQQKTGIKTQIRYASTAELAATIQEEGKNSPADVFFAQDAGALGAIQKAGLATKLPDKFLNQVEPRFHSPDGMWVGISGRVRTLDYNTKLVKPTDLPNTVVGLTEAKWKGKVGWAPSNGSFQAFVTALRVSVGEAKAKQWLEAMKANDTKVYENNVQILEALSKGEVTVGLVNHYYLEELKKENPQVPVAHHFLNDVGSMVNVAGVAILNTSKHREAADKLVEFLLTPEAQKYFAEETYEYPLADGVKPATNVKSLAEIKTPKLDLSNLDDLKGTLKLLEQTGVL; this is encoded by the coding sequence ATGAAACGTAGGCAAGCTATATTTTTATTAGGATTGGCGACTGTTAGTGGAGGATTGGCGATCGCCTGTAGCAACCAAACTCCTAATACCGCTAACGTAGGTGGTGGCACCAATAGTCAAGAGTTGACAATCTACTCAGGGCGCAGCAAAAAGCTGATAGATCCGTTAATTCAACAATTTCAACAGAAAACTGGGATTAAAACCCAAATTCGCTATGCTAGTACCGCAGAACTAGCTGCAACTATCCAAGAAGAAGGAAAAAATAGTCCAGCCGATGTATTTTTTGCTCAGGATGCAGGAGCGTTAGGAGCAATTCAAAAAGCAGGATTAGCAACTAAGTTACCAGATAAATTCCTCAACCAAGTTGAACCCCGTTTTCATTCGCCAGACGGAATGTGGGTGGGTATTAGCGGTCGAGTGCGTACCCTAGATTACAATACAAAGCTGGTAAAACCGACAGATCTGCCTAATACAGTTGTTGGACTGACTGAGGCGAAATGGAAAGGTAAAGTGGGTTGGGCACCTAGTAACGGTTCATTTCAGGCTTTTGTGACAGCTTTGAGAGTATCGGTAGGGGAAGCGAAAGCCAAGCAGTGGTTAGAAGCCATGAAAGCCAACGATACTAAAGTCTATGAAAATAATGTCCAGATCTTGGAAGCATTATCTAAAGGGGAAGTGACTGTAGGCTTAGTTAATCACTATTACCTAGAAGAATTAAAAAAAGAAAATCCTCAAGTTCCGGTAGCGCATCATTTTCTTAATGATGTGGGATCGATGGTAAATGTAGCTGGAGTCGCGATCTTGAATACTTCTAAACATCGAGAAGCGGCAGATAAATTGGTGGAATTCCTGCTGACTCCAGAAGCACAGAAATACTTTGCTGAAGAAACTTACGAATATCCTTTAGCAGATGGAGTAAAACCCGCCACTAATGTTAAAAGCTTAGCTGAAATTAAAACTCCTAAACTGGATTTGAGCAACTTGGATGATTTAAAAGGAACTTTGAAGCTATTGGAACAAACAGGAGTATTGTAA
- a CDS encoding ABC transporter permease: MKSQVSRSVAQNPNVPPESSTLGFMKISSLWSRKGNQPPWVLLVAAGIVAIAIALPLAYLVMRTASIESSELWELVSRRRTLQVLFNSAAMAVIVTLSCAAIAIPLAFLTLRTDLKWRRFWLIATTLPLAVPSYVGSFTLLSAFSPKGSLLQLLVEPLGVKELPSIYGWTGTILAMTLFTYPYLLLSVRAGLQGIDPALEEAARSLGKTPQQTFWQITLPQLRPALVGGGLLVALYSLRDFGTPSLMQFDAFTRIIYLQYRGSFDRHAAAASALMLVGLILLILWLENRVRTRAKYYSRGSGRFNQGSLRQSHSPHLVKLGFWQLPAQIFCTLVVSLSLVLPIGVTLFWLLRGWSNTEILPSLLPAVLNSVWASGIAALVAILFALPVAILSIRFPSRLSAILERTAYLGFGLPGIVVALSLVFFGANYVPWLYQTIPMLVFAYLVLFLPQAIGTLRSSLLQINPQLEESARILGKSQWSSFCQITLPLLRPGAIAGAMLVFLTAIKELPANLLLAPIGFETLAVQIWKATENVAFADAAAASLTILLVSLGSTLLLLSQEEGRGRDEVRSQKSEVRS; this comes from the coding sequence TTGAAATCTCAGGTTAGCCGTTCAGTTGCTCAAAACCCCAATGTGCCTCCTGAAAGTTCTACTCTAGGATTCATGAAGATCTCATCCTTATGGAGTAGGAAAGGGAATCAACCCCCTTGGGTGTTACTAGTAGCGGCTGGAATAGTAGCAATTGCGATCGCCTTACCCCTAGCTTATCTGGTAATGCGCACCGCTAGCATTGAAAGTTCAGAACTGTGGGAATTAGTTTCCAGGCGGCGCACGTTGCAAGTATTATTCAACAGTGCTGCAATGGCAGTTATTGTAACTCTTAGCTGTGCGGCGATCGCCATTCCTCTAGCTTTCTTAACTTTGCGTACCGATCTGAAGTGGCGGCGATTTTGGCTGATAGCGACGACTTTACCCCTAGCTGTTCCCAGCTATGTCGGTAGTTTTACCCTATTATCAGCTTTTAGCCCCAAAGGTAGCTTATTACAACTTCTGGTAGAACCTTTGGGTGTCAAAGAGTTACCATCTATTTATGGTTGGACGGGCACAATTCTAGCCATGACTCTGTTTACTTACCCTTACTTATTACTGAGTGTCAGGGCAGGTTTGCAAGGGATAGATCCAGCCTTAGAAGAAGCTGCGCGCAGCCTAGGAAAAACCCCACAACAGACATTTTGGCAAATTACCTTACCCCAATTACGCCCAGCTTTAGTTGGTGGCGGGTTATTAGTCGCCCTTTACTCTTTGCGGGATTTTGGTACTCCTTCTTTGATGCAATTTGATGCCTTTACCCGCATTATTTACTTACAGTATAGAGGCAGTTTTGATCGCCATGCCGCAGCCGCTTCAGCATTGATGTTAGTCGGACTAATTTTATTAATTCTATGGCTGGAAAATCGCGTCAGAACCCGTGCTAAATACTACAGTCGTGGTTCCGGGCGATTCAACCAGGGATCGCTTCGTCAATCCCATTCTCCCCATCTGGTTAAGCTCGGTTTTTGGCAGTTGCCAGCGCAGATTTTTTGCACGTTGGTAGTCAGTTTAAGTTTAGTGTTGCCGATTGGTGTGACTTTGTTTTGGTTACTTCGGGGTTGGAGTAATACCGAAATCTTGCCTAGTTTACTCCCAGCCGTGTTGAATTCGGTTTGGGCATCGGGAATCGCAGCATTGGTAGCGATATTATTTGCTCTGCCAGTAGCTATCTTATCCATTCGCTTTCCATCTCGCTTGAGCGCCATTTTAGAAAGGACTGCTTATCTGGGATTTGGCTTACCAGGAATCGTCGTCGCCCTATCTTTAGTATTTTTTGGGGCGAATTATGTTCCCTGGCTGTATCAAACCATACCCATGCTGGTTTTTGCCTATTTAGTCCTATTTTTACCCCAAGCCATCGGGACTTTACGCAGTTCCCTGTTGCAAATCAATCCCCAGTTAGAAGAATCGGCGCGAATTTTGGGAAAAAGCCAATGGTCTAGCTTTTGTCAAATCACCTTACCACTATTGCGCCCAGGAGCGATTGCCGGAGCGATGTTAGTCTTTTTGACTGCAATTAAAGAGTTACCTGCAAATTTGTTACTTGCTCCCATCGGCTTTGAAACTTTAGCCGTCCAAATCTGGAAAGCGACGGAAAACGTGGCTTTTGCTGATGCAGCCGCCGCATCTTTGACAATTTTACTGGTTTCGTTGGGTTCCACCCTATTATTACTGTCTCAGGAGGAAGGAAGAGGAAGAGATGAAGTCAGAAGTCAGAAGTCAGAAGTCAGAAGTTAA
- a CDS encoding ABC transporter ATP-binding protein produces MNITPILELEGVTKSFSAEQVPAVADLSLSVPPGDILGLLGPSGCGKTTLLRLIAGFERPNLGKIQIGGQVVASESKWIPPEQRQLGMVFQDYALFPHLTVLENIGFGLQNIGKVEANQRITEAIALVGLKGLEKRYPYELSGGQQQRVALARALAPRPKLILLDEALSNLDRQVRDRLREEVRHILKSAGISAVFVTHDQQEALAISDLVAVMRQGHLEQWGTPESIYTKPASRFVASFVTQANFLAAKRLSADLWETEIGCFELPQNYVNGDTGELMIRQEDLILKADPEGKVRICDRQFLGREYRYCLQTSSGKELHALTDKETDLSIGTPVQLYLTRQQPQIFMEM; encoded by the coding sequence ATGAACATAACCCCAATCCTGGAATTAGAAGGTGTAACAAAGTCTTTTTCTGCTGAGCAAGTACCAGCAGTAGCAGATTTGAGCTTGAGCGTGCCTCCAGGAGATATTTTGGGCTTACTTGGTCCTTCTGGTTGCGGTAAAACTACTTTGTTGCGCTTAATTGCTGGATTTGAACGACCGAATCTCGGTAAAATCCAAATAGGCGGACAAGTCGTAGCTAGTGAAAGTAAATGGATACCACCAGAACAGAGACAGCTAGGGATGGTATTTCAAGACTATGCTCTGTTTCCCCATTTGACGGTTTTAGAAAATATCGGTTTTGGGTTGCAAAATATAGGTAAAGTAGAAGCTAACCAAAGAATCACAGAAGCTATAGCTTTGGTAGGACTTAAAGGACTAGAAAAGCGCTATCCTTACGAACTTTCTGGGGGTCAGCAGCAACGAGTCGCTTTGGCTAGGGCATTGGCTCCTAGACCCAAATTAATTTTACTAGATGAAGCCTTGAGTAACTTAGATAGACAGGTACGCGATCGCCTCCGAGAAGAAGTCAGACATATCCTCAAAAGTGCGGGAATCTCGGCTGTCTTCGTCACTCACGATCAACAGGAAGCCTTAGCCATTTCCGATCTAGTCGCGGTGATGCGCCAAGGACATTTGGAACAGTGGGGAACCCCAGAAAGCATCTATACTAAACCTGCATCCCGTTTTGTCGCCTCCTTTGTCACCCAAGCCAACTTTCTCGCCGCTAAGAGATTAAGCGCAGATCTGTGGGAAACCGAGATTGGCTGCTTTGAACTCCCCCAGAACTACGTCAATGGCGATACTGGAGAATTGATGATTCGTCAAGAAGATTTAATCTTGAAAGCAGATCCAGAAGGGAAGGTGAGGATTTGCGATCGCCAGTTTTTAGGTAGAGAATATAGGTATTGCTTACAAACCTCTTCTGGAAAAGAATTACACGCCCTGACAGATAAAGAAACAGATTTATCTATCGGTACTCCCGTGCAACTATATTTAACTCGTCAGCAACCGCAGATATTTATGGAAATGTAG
- a CDS encoding chemotaxis protein CheB, with the protein MNPKQSSEDYPQPDAAEKLDSEQLSGRNEQFPVVGIGASAGGLDAFRQLLSHLPTDTGMAFVLIQHLAPNQKSLLREILARETAMPVVEVQDGMVVEPNCVYVIPPNTKMAIAQGLLRLTPRERNRGVSMPVDAFFLSLAADRGSKAIAIVLSGGDGDGARGLEAVKGAGGITFAQCEDSAEVSSMPNTAVATGQVDFILPPQEIAEELAKISRNPYVTHPNPARAVAALSEDETALQAIFGLLRTATGVDFTFYKETTLKRRILRRMVLYKLESLDSYVTYLREHPAEVQALYEDVLINVTSFFRDPAAFEALISKVFPAIVQDKAPEVPIRIWVAGCSTGEEAYSIAICLLEFLENQPIKPPIQIYATDISEMAIERARAGVYQQSMVADVSPERLHRFFVPIEGGYQIGKSIRELCVFAKQNLCSDPPFSRLDLISCRNVLIYLGAALQKKILPIFHYGLKPTGFLMLGTSETTGEASDLFALVDKKQKIYARKLASARLTLDLVTSNYPSAIASSDSRIKDSASNDFDLQKQADRIVLDRYAPVGVIINSDLEIVHFRGQTSLYLEPAPGRASLNLLKMAKEGLKIELRTAIHQAKKGEVPVRKDGLQIREGDRVRQVSVDAIPLPTGNLEEGYFLVLFEEVSSAIMPQSTEAREIETQSTSDKQEIDRLEQELTTTKEYLRSIIEEQEATNQDLKAANEEILSSNEELQSSNEELETAKDEFLSIVSHELRNPLNAMLGWTRLLRKRNMDATKMTQALEAIERSAMAQNQLIEDLLDISRITSGKLRLKPRPLRLTSVIEAAIDVVQVSADAKQIQIERSLQPLAEAIARDSDRLQQVIWNLLTNAIKFTPIGGRVNVTLAALGAQAQITVSDTGQGISADFLPYVFDRFRQADGSPTRSNSGLGLGLSIVRQLVELHGGTIEVESPGVGQGATFTVWLPLRANLEETAPSSSSETLTSTDEGEISVSNNKN; encoded by the coding sequence ATGAACCCAAAGCAATCATCTGAGGATTATCCTCAACCTGACGCTGCTGAAAAGCTTGATAGCGAGCAGCTAAGCGGTCGGAATGAACAATTCCCCGTCGTCGGGATTGGAGCCTCTGCGGGGGGCTTAGACGCATTTCGGCAACTGCTGAGTCATTTGCCAACGGATACAGGCATGGCGTTTGTGCTGATTCAGCACTTAGCCCCCAACCAAAAAAGCCTGTTGAGGGAGATTCTTGCCAGAGAAACCGCAATGCCGGTGGTTGAGGTACAAGATGGCATGGTAGTAGAGCCGAACTGTGTTTACGTGATTCCGCCCAACACGAAGATGGCGATCGCTCAAGGATTGCTCAGACTGACCCCGCGTGAGAGAAACCGTGGGGTTTCCATGCCCGTAGATGCCTTCTTTCTCTCACTAGCAGCAGATCGGGGCAGCAAAGCGATCGCAATCGTGCTATCTGGAGGTGATGGGGATGGGGCGCGGGGACTCGAAGCCGTGAAAGGGGCAGGTGGGATTACATTTGCTCAGTGTGAGGACTCAGCCGAGGTCAGCAGTATGCCCAACACTGCTGTTGCCACAGGTCAAGTAGATTTCATCCTGCCGCCGCAGGAGATTGCCGAAGAACTGGCAAAAATTAGCCGTAATCCTTACGTTACTCACCCAAACCCTGCTAGAGCCGTTGCAGCGCTCTCGGAAGACGAGACTGCCCTGCAAGCTATCTTTGGGCTGCTGCGGACGGCGACAGGGGTAGATTTTACCTTTTATAAAGAAACCACCTTGAAGCGGCGAATTTTGCGGCGGATGGTGCTGTACAAGCTAGAAAGTCTGGATAGTTACGTCACCTACCTGCGAGAACACCCAGCAGAAGTCCAGGCATTGTACGAGGATGTGTTGATCAATGTCACCAGTTTCTTTCGCGACCCAGCCGCCTTTGAAGCCTTAATAAGCAAGGTGTTTCCGGCAATTGTCCAAGATAAAGCGCCAGAAGTGCCGATTCGCATCTGGGTAGCGGGATGTTCGACGGGGGAAGAAGCGTACTCGATCGCTATTTGCTTGCTGGAGTTTTTGGAGAACCAGCCCATCAAGCCACCGATTCAGATTTATGCCACAGACATTAGTGAGATGGCGATCGAAAGAGCTAGGGCGGGGGTTTATCAGCAAAGCATGGTTGCGGATGTCTCCCCAGAAAGGCTCCACCGATTCTTTGTACCGATCGAGGGCGGGTATCAGATCGGCAAGTCTATCCGCGAACTGTGTGTCTTCGCCAAACAAAACCTGTGCAGCGATCCTCCATTTTCCAGGCTAGACCTGATTAGCTGCCGCAACGTGCTGATTTATCTGGGCGCAGCGTTGCAGAAGAAGATTCTGCCCATCTTCCACTATGGTCTGAAACCAACTGGCTTTCTGATGTTGGGCACTTCCGAGACGACGGGTGAAGCGTCAGACTTGTTTGCTTTGGTAGATAAAAAACAGAAAATTTATGCCAGAAAGCTAGCCTCAGCGCGACTGACCCTGGATCTGGTTACCAGCAACTATCCTAGTGCAATCGCTAGCTCTGACTCTAGAATCAAGGATTCTGCCAGCAATGACTTCGACTTGCAGAAACAGGCAGATCGGATCGTTTTAGATAGGTACGCCCCTGTCGGCGTGATTATTAACAGTGATTTAGAGATTGTGCATTTTCGCGGACAGACTAGTCTCTATCTGGAACCCGCTCCTGGTAGAGCCAGCCTCAACCTACTCAAAATGGCAAAAGAAGGCTTGAAGATAGAGCTACGCACCGCCATCCACCAGGCAAAAAAGGGAGAAGTGCCAGTCAGAAAGGACGGCTTGCAGATCCGAGAAGGCGATAGAGTCAGACAGGTGAGTGTGGATGCGATCCCCCTTCCCACTGGCAACCTGGAAGAAGGCTACTTTTTAGTGCTGTTTGAAGAAGTTTCCTCAGCGATAATGCCTCAATCCACGGAGGCTAGGGAAATTGAAACCCAATCGACGAGCGATAAACAGGAAATTGACCGACTGGAACAGGAACTTACAACCACCAAAGAATATCTGCGATCGATTATTGAGGAGCAGGAAGCCACCAATCAAGACTTAAAAGCGGCAAATGAAGAGATTTTGTCCAGCAATGAGGAATTGCAAAGCAGTAATGAGGAACTAGAAACTGCCAAAGATGAATTCTTATCGATAGTTTCTCACGAACTTCGCAACCCCCTCAATGCCATGCTGGGCTGGACGCGGTTGCTCCGCAAGCGAAACATGGACGCAACCAAAATGACTCAGGCACTTGAAGCAATCGAGCGAAGTGCGATGGCACAAAACCAACTGATTGAAGATCTCTTAGATATCTCCCGCATTACTTCAGGTAAGCTGCGTTTGAAACCTCGTCCCCTTCGGCTGACCTCGGTAATTGAAGCGGCGATTGACGTGGTGCAAGTGTCAGCAGATGCCAAACAGATTCAGATCGAGCGATCGCTTCAGCCTCTGGCTGAAGCGATCGCTCGAGATTCAGACCGTTTGCAGCAGGTTATCTGGAATTTGTTGACGAATGCCATCAAATTCACTCCCATCGGAGGACGAGTGAACGTTACTCTGGCGGCTCTTGGCGCTCAAGCTCAAATAACCGTCAGCGATACAGGGCAGGGCATCAGTGCCGACTTTCTGCCCTACGTATTCGATCGCTTCCGTCAAGCAGATGGTTCCCCAACTCGGTCAAATTCTGGTCTGGGCTTGGGATTATCAATTGTTCGACAATTGGTAGAACTTCATGGCGGGACGATTGAGGTTGAAAGTCCAGGTGTTGGGCAAGGAGCAACGTTTACCGTGTGGCTACCTCTGCGAGCCAATCTGGAAGAGACTGCACCGTCAAGTTCCTCCGAGACTCTCACCTCAACCGACGAGGGAGAAATATCTGTGAGCAACAATAAAAATTAA